The following coding sequences lie in one Chelmon rostratus isolate fCheRos1 chromosome 2, fCheRos1.pri, whole genome shotgun sequence genomic window:
- the LOC121616000 gene encoding prostacyclin synthase-like has product MFWTVFLLVQAVLLYFLLTHRSRSKSDPPLDKGVIPWLGHALEFGKDASKFLNRMKLKHGDIFTVRAAGRYVTVLLDPHSYDTVINDSDNLDFTRYAQVLMERIFNLRLPHHQPARAKAMMKKHFMGMNLNALNSATSRHLQALLKAEMPQNQKDWKEEGLFNLSYSLLFKAGYLTLFGGEQNNNSTDPSSVYEEYKRFDDLLTKMARGTLKPEEKRTAQSVRQRLWELLAPAGLTEDSGSSPWLHAYRRLLQEEGADEETQRKAVLMQLWATQGNVGPAAFWMLGYLLTNPEALTAVKSEMETSETSVLDRPVNTPVFESALDETLRLTAAPFITREVVQDKTLHMADGQEYLLRKGDRVCLFPFNSPQMDPEIHQEPQKYKYDRFLNKDGSVKRDFYKGGRRLKYYTMPWGAGTNGCVGKQFAINTIRQFVYVVLTNYDLELCDPNAQMPEVNASRYGFGMLQPEGDLLVRYRPRNTL; this is encoded by the exons ATGTTCTGGACCGTTTTTCTGCTCGTCCAAGCTgtcctgctttattttcttctcacGCACAGGTCGAG aTCCAAGAGTGATCCCCCCCTCGACAAAGGAGTGATCCCGTGGCTAGGCCATGCACTCGAATTTGGAAAAGATGCTTCCAAGTTCTTGAATCGAATGAAGCTGAAGCATGGCGACATTTTCACA GTGCGTGCTGCCGGCCGCTACGTGACGGTGCTGCTGGACCCGCACTCATACGACACAGTCATCAACGACTCGGACAACCTGGACTTCACTCGCTACGCGCAGGTGCTCATGGAGAGGATCTTCAACCTGCGGCTGCCGCACCACCAGCCGGCGAGAGCGAAGGCGATGATGAAAAA GCACTTCATGGGAATGAATTTGAACGCCCTCAACAGCGCCACGAgcagacacctgcaggccttgctGAAAGCTGAGATGCCTCAGAAccagaaagactggaaagaaGAGGGACTTTTCAACCTTTCTTACAGCTTACTCTTCAA GGCGGGCTACCTGACGCTGTTCGGCGGAGAgcagaacaacaacagcaccGATCCCTCAAGCGTCTATGAGGAGTACAAGAGGTTTGATGATCTCCTTACCAAAATGGCAAGAGGCACCCTAAAGCCAG aggagaagaggacagCCCAGAGTGTTCGGCAGAGACTGTGGGAGCTTTTGGCCCCAGCGGGTCTGACCGAGGACTCGGGGTCGAGCCCTTGGCTTCACGCCTACAGGcggctgctgcaggaggagggggcCGACGAGGAGACGCAGAGGAAGGCCGTGCTGATGCAACTCTGGGCCACACAG ggTAATGTCGGTCCTGCTGCATTTTGGATGTTGGGCTACTTGTTGACAAATCCCGAGGCTCTGACAGCGGTGAAGAGCGAGATGGAAACCTCAGAGACCTCAGTGCTGGACAGACCTGTGAACACCCCAGTGTTTG AGAGCGCCTTGGATGAGACACTTAGACTCACTGCTGCCCCCTTCATCACCAGAGAGGTAGTGCAGGATAAGACCCTCCACATGGCTGACGGCCAAGAGTACCTGCTAAGGAAAGGAGACAGGGTGTGTTTGTTCCCCTTCAACAGCCCTCAAATGGACCCAGAGATACACCAAGAGCCACAG AAATACAAGTACGATCGCTTCCTGAATAAAGATGGATCCGTGAAGAGGGACTTTTATAAAGGAGGGAGGCGGCTGAAATATTACACCATGCCATGGGGCGCAGGGACCAATGGCTGTGTGGGAAAGCAGTTTGCCATCAATACCATCAGACA gTTTGTTTACGTGGTGTTGACTAACTATGATTTGGAGCTGTGTGACCCAAATGCTCAGATGCCAGAGGTAAATGCCAGTCGATATGGATTTGGAATGCTACAACCAGAGGGGGACTTGCTTGTCCGATACAGACCCAGGAATACACTCTAG
- the thumpd3 gene encoding THUMP domain-containing protein 3, which yields MSTQEDGAAEQGPNAEGPSTSSSTEDDATSRDIITVTVGATVPTGFEHTAAEEVKEKIGADARISKDRGRIYFPITTDKLFQVHLLRSVDNLFVVVEEYDHYQFKESKEETLMELQQLASKLPWTNALEVWELNRTLKKKKGYRKGGNGNKVKANSEATDATMADTEQQEQPQAASAAESQTKAETTPDMESSMPDSGEVAPEAKLIKFRVTCNRAGDKHSFSSNEAARDFGGAVQEFFQWKADMTKFDIEVLLNIHNQEVVIGIALTEESLHRRNISHFGPTTLRSTLCYGMLRLCKPQASDIILDPMCGTGAIPLEGAIEFNSSFYIAGDNYDMAVNRTVNNICHIQKRRADKGSASGLPIDTVRWDLCNLPIRTSSVDIIITDMPFGKRMGSKKKNWDLYPSCLREMARVCRPGSGKAVLLTQDKKCFSKAISRMGGLWRKLHTVWVNVGGLHAGVYLLKRTGAVFGQTPEDVYESRGTQGEEKDDKKLS from the exons ATGTCCACCCAGGAAGATGGGGCTGCAGAGCAGGGCCCCAACGCAGAGGGGCcatccacctcttcctccactgAGGATGATGCCACCTCTAGGGACATCATCACCGTCACTGTCGGAGCAACTGTGCCCACAGGTTTCGAGcacactgctgcagaggaggtCAAGGAGAAGATTGGGGCCGACGCACGCATCAGCAAAGATCGTGGTCGCATATACTTCCCAATAACCACTGACAAGCTTTTCCAG GTCCATCTTCTGAGGTCTGTGGACAACCTGTTTGTTGTGGTTGAGGAGTATGATCATTACCAGTTCAAAGAATCAAAG GAGGAGACTTTGATGGAGTTGCAGCAGCTTGCTTCCAAACTGCCCTGGACTAATGCGTTAGAGGTTTGGGAACTAAATCGTACgctaaaaaagaagaaaggctACAGGAAAGGAGGAAATGGCAACAAAGTTAAAGCTAATAGTGAGGCCACTGATGCAACCATGGCTGACACAGAGCAGCAAGAGCAACCTCaagcagcctctgctgcagagagccagACCAAGGCAGAGACCACGCCAGACATGGAGTCCAGCATGCCGGACTCAGGGGAGGTAGCACCCGAGGCCAAACTCATCAAGTTTCGCGTGACGTGCAACAGAGCTGGTGACAAACACAGCTTTTCCTCTAACGAGGCAGCCAGAGACTTTGGTGGAGCCGTGCAAGAATTCTTCCAGTGGAAAGCCGACATGACAAAGTTTGACATAGAG GTGTTACTAAACATACACAATCAAGAGGTGGTGATCGGCATTGCTCTCACCGAAGAGAGTCTTCACAGGAGAAACATCAGTCACTTTGGACCCACCACTCTGCGGTCGACCTTGTGCTATGGCATGCTCAG GCTGTGTAAACCTCAGGCATCAGATATAATACTTGATCCAATGTGCGGGACTGGAGCTATACCTTTGGAG GGGGCCATTGAATTTAACAGTTCATTCTACATTGCCGGTGACAACTACGACATGGCGGTTAACCGCACGGTCAATAATATTTGTCACATCCAGAAGCGGAGGGCAGACAAGGGCAG TGCCTCTGGATTGCCCATTGACACGGTGCGTTGGGATCTGTGCAATTTACCCATAAGGACCAGCTCTGTTGACATAATCATCACTGACATGCCCTTTGGAAAGAG GATGGGCtcgaagaagaagaactggGACCTTTACCCCTCCTGTCTGAGAGAAATGGCCCGTGTGTGCAGACCAGGCTCAGGAAAGGCTGTCTTGTTGACACAGGACAAGAAATGCTTTTCCAAG GCTATCTCGAGGATGGGAGGACTGTGGAGGAAGCTGCACACTGTTTGGGTCAATGTCGGGGGTTTACATGCTGGAGTCTACCTCCTCAAGCGGACCGGGGCCGTGTTTGGCCAAACGCCGGAGGACGTCTATGAATCACGAGGAACgcagggggaggagaaggatgaCAAGAAGCTCTCCTAG